One genomic segment of Sminthopsis crassicaudata isolate SCR6 chromosome 4, ASM4859323v1, whole genome shotgun sequence includes these proteins:
- the LLGL2 gene encoding LLGL scribble cell polarity complex component 2 isoform X4 yields the protein MAIGTRSGAIKLYGAPGVEFMGLHRENNAVVQIHFLPGQCQLITLLDDNSLHLWSLNQRDGVSELHEEKFSTLRGPPGAAPSATQITVILPHSSQELLYLGTESGNVFVEKLPSFQILDDRTISTEAVLQWLPKDAQHCRAFEMVEALQEHPQDPTQVLIGYSRGLIVIWDLQNSRVLHHFLSGQQLENVCWQRDGGCIVSCHYDGSYCQWKVSSDVQHPEPLQSRVPYGPYPCKAISKIFWLRTRKGLPYVIFQGGMPRASYGDRHSISVIHGNQETAFDFTSRIIDFTVLTEADSDFDEPYAMVVLAEEELVVIDLKTAGWPAIQAPYLASLHCSAITCSHHVSSISLKLWERIIAAGNKQNSHYSTMVWPIDGGTSLAPDPPQRDLLLTGHEDGTVRFWDASGVCLRLLYKLSTARVFLTDTDPNDNLNALGEDEWPPLRKVGSFDPYSDDPRLGIQKIFLCKYSGYLAVAGTAGQVLVLELNDEEAEQAVDHVEANLLQDQEGYRWKGHERLRARQGPICFEPGFQPFILVQCQPPAVVTSLALHSEWKLVAFGTSHGFGLFDHQQKRQVFVKCTLHPSDQLAMEGPLSRVKSLKKSLRQSFRRMSRSRASGRKRRVAGNSGELQELNARADRAGLQNMELAPVQRKIEARSAEDSFTGFVRTLYFADTYLRDSSCHCPSLWVGTNGGTVYAFSLRVPPPDRRMEDPVRAEQAKEIQLMHRAPVIGILVLDGRGLPLPEPLEAAHDLSKSPDMQGSHQLLVVSEEQFKMFTLPKVSAKLKLKLTALEGSRVRRVSVAHFGSCKAEDYGEHHLTVLTNLGDIQVVSLPFLKPQVRYGCIRKEDVSGIASCVFTKYGQGFYLISPSEFERFSLSTKWLVEPRCLVDTADTKNHYSTRNGSGVKRTPNRARNSESLGDGGGRSQEPLMERALLSDERVLKEIQSTLEGDRGSYGEWSSQQVAMGRRHNGGVE from the exons ATGGCTATTGGGACCAGATCTGGAGCCATCAAGCT CTATGGTGCCCCTGGCGTGGAGTTCATGGGTCTTCACCGGGAAAACAATGCTGTGGTACAAATCCACTTCCTCCCTGGCCAG TGCCAACTGATCACCTTGCTGGATGACAACAGCCTGCACCTGTGGAGCCTGAATCAGAGAGATGGGGTCTCTGAGCTGCATGAAGAGAAGTTCTCCACACTTCGGGGACCTCCAGG GGCTGCCCCCAGCGCCACCCAAATAACAGTGATTCTGCCTCATTCCTCCCAAGAGCTGCTATATCTGGGCACTGAAAGTGGCAACGTGTTTGTGGAGAAGCTGCCGTCCTTCCAGATACTCGACGACCGGACAATCAGTACTGAGGCTGTCTTGCAATG GTTGCCCAAGGATGCACAGCATTGTCGGGCATTTGAGATGGTGGAAGCACTGCAAGAACACCCCCAGGACCCTACCCAGGTCCTGATTGGCTATAGCAGAGGCCTTATCGTTATCTGGGACCTTCAGAATAGCCGGGTGCTCCATCACTTCCTGAGCGGCCAG CAACTGGAGAATGTCTGCTGGCAGCGAGATGGAGGTTGCATTGTCAGTTGCCATTATGATGGGAGCTACTGCCAGTGGAAAGTGTCCAGTGACGTCCAGCATCCTGAGCCCTTGCAAAGCAGAGTGCCTTATG GTCCTTATCCTTGCAAAgctatttctaaaatcttttggCTGAGGACCAGGAAAGG GTTGCCCTACGTCATCTTCCAGGGCGGTATGCCCCGAGCCAGCTATGGAGACCGGCACAGCATCTCGGTGATCCACGGGAACCAGGAGACCGCTTTTGACTTTACCTCTCGAATCATTGATTTTACTGTCCTCACAGAGGCTGACTCTG ACTTTGATGAGCCTTACGCCATGGTGGTGTTAGCTGAAGAGGAGCTGGTGGTGATTGACTTGAAGACGGCAGGGTGGCCGGCCATCCAAGCCCCGTACCTAGCGTCCCTGCACTGCTCGGCCATTACCTGCTCTCACCACGTCTCTAGCATCTCCCTGAAGCTGTGGGAGAGGATCATTGCAGCCGGAAACAAACAGAATTCCCACTACTCCACCATG GTGTGGCCCATCGACGGGGGCACCAGCCTGGCCCCAGACCCCCCTCAGCGGGACCTGCTGCTCACTGG ACACGAGGACGGCACAGTGAGGTTCTGGGACGCCTCGGGGGTCTGCCTGCGCCTGCTCTACAAGCTAAGCACGGCGCGCGTCTTCCTCACCGACACCGACCCCAACGACAACCTCAACGCCCTGGGGGAGGACGAGTGGCCCCCCCTGAGGAAG GTGGGCTCCTTCGATCCCTACAGCGACGACCCACGGCTGGGCATTCAGAAGATCTTCCTTTGTAAATACAGCGGTTACTTGGCCGTGGCGGGGACTGCAGGGCAG GTGCTGGTGTTGGAGCTGAACGACGAGGAGGCGGAGCAGGCCGTCGACCACGTGGAGGCGAACCTTCTGCAGGACCAAGAAGGCTATCGCTGGAAAGGCCACGAGAGGCTCCGGGCTCGGCAGGGGCCCATCTGCTTTGAGCCAGGCTTTCAGCCTTTCATCCTGGTGCAGTGCCAGCCCCCCGCGGTGGTCACCTCCCTGGCTCTGCACTCGGAGTGGAAGCTCGTGGCCTTCGGCACAAGTCACGGCTTTGGGCTCTTTGATCACCAGCAGAAGAGACAGGTTTTTGTCAA ATGTACGCTGCACCCCAGTGACCAGCTAGCCATGGAGGGCCCCCTCTCCCGTGTGAAGTCTCTGAAGAAGTCCTTGCGGCAGTCGTTCCGAAGAATGAGCCGGAGCAGGGCGTCTGGTCGCAAGCGGCGCGTGGCTGGCAACTCCGGAGAG TTGCAGGAGTTGAATGCCAGGGCAGATCGAGCAGGCTTGCAGAACATGGAGCTGGCCCCCGTGCAGAGGAAGATTGAAGCGAGGTCCGCGGAGGACTCCTTCACCGGCTTTGTCCGGACCCTGTACTTCGCAGACACCTACCTGCGCGACA GTTCTTGCCACTGCCCTTCTCTGTGGGTGGGCACCAATGGGGGCACAGTCTATGCCTTTTCCTTGCGTGTACCGCCCCCTGATAGGAGAATGGAGGACCCTGTCAGAGCCGAGCAGG CCAAGGAGATCCAGCTGATGCACCGTGCCCCTGTGATAGGCATCCTGGTCCTGGATGGGCGAGGCTTGCCCCTGCCTGAGCCCCTGGAGGCAGCCCACGACCTCTCCAAGAGCCCGGACATGCAGGGCAGCCACCAGCTCCTTGTAGTGTCTGAGGAGCAGTTCAAG ATGTTCACTCTGCCCAAGGTGAGCGCAAAGCTGAAGCTAAAGCTCACTGCGCTGGAGGGCTCCCGGGTACGACGGGTCAGCGTGGCCCACTTTGGCAGCTGCAAGGCGGAGGACTATGGAGAACACCATCTAACTGTCCTCACAAACCTGGGGGACATCCAGGTGGTCTCCCTGCCCTTCCTCAAGCCCCAGGTACGGTACGGCTGCATCCGCAAGGAGGACGTCAGCGGGATCGCTTCCTGTGTTTTCACCAAATATGGCCAAG GCTTCTACCTGATCTCGCCCTCGGAGTTTGAGAGGTTCTCTCTCTCTACAAAGTGGCTGGTGGAGCCTCGGTGTTTAGTGGACACAGCAGATACCAAGAATCACTACTCGACCCGTAATGGCTCGGGGGTCAAGAGGACTCCAAACAGAGCCAG GAACTCGGAGAGCCTGGGAGATGGAGGCG GGAGGAGCCAGGAACCGTTGATGGAGCGGGCCCTGCTCAGTGATGAGA GAGTCCTGAAGGAGATCCAGAGCACTTTGGAAGGGGACAGAGG GAGTTATGGGGAGTGGTCTTCCCAGCAAGTTGCAATGGGACGCAGACACAACGGTGGAG TAGAGTGA